The following proteins come from a genomic window of Aequorivita marisscotiae:
- a CDS encoding CAL67264 family membrane protein codes for MGMNKNTVLAWATFIMILMGCVLIALGAFRYDDVAGWGFAAVGIGFFAIAWVFNALKGRV; via the coding sequence ATGGGAATGAATAAAAATACTGTATTAGCATGGGCCACATTTATAATGATTTTAATGGGTTGTGTTTTAATTGCACTTGGAGCCTTTCGTTATGATGATGTTGCTGGTTGGGGTTTCGCCGCGGTAGGGATTGGTTTTTTCGCTATTGCGTGGGTTTTTAATGCGCTCAAAGGAAGGGTGTAA
- a CDS encoding DinB family protein — protein MLEEIQIRKRLAKHLEGGEAFMPVTEMLKKISFEDVNTRSSNLPYSFYELFYHVTFTQKDIVKFTCSLDYTEPKWPDYYWPKEKTCKNLEQWETLKAEYTTDRERLKNFLLSEENQLTQPVKNGKDQQTLLREVLLVIEHTAYHTGQMLVLLRLLNLH, from the coding sequence GTGTTAGAAGAAATACAAATACGCAAACGCTTAGCGAAACACCTGGAAGGAGGCGAGGCTTTTATGCCCGTGACTGAAATGTTAAAGAAAATTTCTTTTGAAGATGTTAATACACGTTCGTCTAATTTGCCGTATTCATTTTATGAATTATTTTATCATGTAACATTTACGCAAAAGGATATTGTAAAATTTACTTGCTCCCTTGATTATACTGAACCTAAATGGCCGGACTATTATTGGCCCAAGGAAAAAACCTGTAAAAATTTGGAGCAATGGGAAACCCTGAAAGCCGAATACACAACAGATCGCGAACGATTAAAAAACTTTCTTTTAAGTGAAGAAAACCAATTAACGCAGCCTGTAAAAAACGGTAAGGACCAACAAACCCTTTTGCGCGAAGTACTGCTGGTTATTGAACATACAGCATACCATACAGGGCAGATGCTTGTGCTGTTAAGGCTGCTGAATCTTCATTAA
- the ettA gene encoding energy-dependent translational throttle protein EttA, with protein MADDKKVIFSMSGLTKTYQSAQTPVLKNIYLSFFYGAKIGILGLNGSGKSTLLRIIAGEEKNYQGDVVFAPGYTVGYLEQEPKLDESKTVLEVVKEGVQEVVDVLDEYNKINDMFGLPEVYENPAKMDELMEKQAKLQDKIDATNAWELDTKLEIAMDALRTPEPDKLISVLSGGERRRVALCRLLLKEPDVLLLDEPTNHLDAESVHWLEHHLAEYKGTVIAVTHDRYFLDNVAGWILELDRGEGIPWKGNYSSWLDQKSKRLAQEQKQAGKRQKTLERELEWVRQGAKGRQTKQKARLQNYDKLLSQDQKQLDEKLEIYIPNGPRLGTNVIEAKGVSKAFGDKLLYEDLNFKLPQAGIVGIIGPNGAGKTTIFKMIMGEETPDKGTFEVGETAKIAYVDQAHSNINPDKTIWENFSDSQELIMMGGRQVNSRAYLSRFNFSGSEQNKKVSMLSGGERNRLHLAMTLKEEGNVLLLDEPTNDLDVNTLRALEEGLENFAGCAVVISHDRWFLDRICTHILSFEGNSQVYYFEGGFSEYEENKKKRLGGDLMPKRIKYKKLIR; from the coding sequence ATGGCTGACGATAAAAAAGTAATTTTCTCAATGTCTGGGTTGACCAAAACCTATCAAAGCGCCCAGACTCCTGTACTTAAAAATATATATTTAAGCTTCTTCTACGGTGCCAAAATTGGTATTCTCGGTCTAAACGGAAGCGGTAAATCCACCCTGCTTCGAATCATTGCCGGCGAAGAAAAAAACTATCAAGGCGATGTGGTTTTTGCACCCGGCTATACCGTAGGGTATCTGGAACAAGAACCTAAACTGGACGAGTCCAAAACTGTTTTGGAAGTAGTAAAAGAAGGCGTACAAGAAGTGGTTGATGTATTAGATGAGTACAATAAAATAAACGACATGTTTGGCCTACCGGAAGTTTATGAAAATCCGGCGAAGATGGATGAGTTAATGGAAAAACAGGCCAAGCTTCAAGACAAAATTGATGCAACCAATGCTTGGGAATTGGACACTAAACTAGAAATTGCGATGGACGCCCTGCGTACGCCAGAGCCTGATAAACTTATCAGTGTACTTTCCGGCGGGGAACGCAGAAGAGTGGCACTCTGCAGATTGCTTTTAAAAGAGCCCGATGTATTGTTGCTCGATGAGCCTACAAACCACTTAGATGCCGAAAGCGTACATTGGCTGGAGCATCACCTTGCGGAATACAAAGGGACCGTAATTGCAGTAACGCACGATAGATATTTTCTAGACAATGTTGCAGGCTGGATTTTGGAATTGGACAGGGGAGAAGGTATTCCGTGGAAAGGAAATTATTCGTCTTGGTTAGATCAAAAATCGAAGCGTTTGGCGCAGGAACAAAAGCAAGCTGGTAAACGACAAAAAACTTTAGAGCGTGAGCTAGAGTGGGTGAGGCAAGGGGCCAAAGGCCGCCAGACAAAGCAAAAGGCCCGTTTGCAGAATTACGATAAACTTTTAAGCCAAGACCAAAAACAATTGGACGAAAAACTTGAAATATACATCCCCAACGGACCGCGATTGGGAACCAATGTAATTGAAGCCAAAGGGGTTTCAAAAGCATTTGGCGATAAATTGCTTTACGAAGATTTAAATTTCAAACTGCCACAGGCGGGTATTGTGGGCATTATTGGACCAAATGGCGCCGGTAAAACCACTATTTTCAAAATGATTATGGGTGAGGAAACCCCCGATAAAGGAACTTTTGAAGTGGGTGAGACTGCAAAGATTGCGTATGTAGATCAGGCACATTCAAATATAAACCCAGATAAGACCATTTGGGAAAATTTTAGCGATAGTCAGGAATTAATTATGATGGGCGGGCGCCAAGTTAATTCACGCGCCTATTTGAGCCGTTTTAATTTTAGCGGAAGCGAGCAAAACAAGAAGGTATCTATGCTTTCCGGTGGAGAACGAAACCGTTTGCATTTGGCAATGACCCTAAAAGAAGAAGGCAACGTGCTTTTATTGGATGAGCCAACAAATGATTTGGATGTAAACACCCTCCGTGCTTTAGAAGAAGGTTTGGAAAACTTTGCAGGTTGTGCCGTAGTTATCAGTCACGACCGTTGGTTTTTAGACAGAATCTGTACACACATCCTTTCTTTTGAAGGAAACAGCCAAGTGTATTATTTTGAAGGTGGTTTCAGTGAATATGAGGAAAATAAAAAGAAACGTCTTGGTGGCGATTTAATGCCGAAACGAATTAAATACAAAAAATTAATACGCTAA